The Streptomyces sp. NBC_01268 genome window below encodes:
- a CDS encoding sodium-translocating pyrophosphatase encodes MAVLAAAVLTQENRVIVGVVAAVALAALVVARLLVRQVLAAGEGTESMRKIAAAVQEGANAYLARQLRTIGVFAVVVFFLLFLLPADTWSQRAGRSLFFLVGALFSAVTGYLGMRLAVRANVRVAAAAREATPGPGEPERDLTDVAHRAMKIAFRTGGVVGMCTVGLGLLGASCVVLVYAADAPKVLEGFGLGAALIAMFMRVGGGIFTKAADVGADLVGKVEQGIPEDDPRNAATIADNVGDNVGDCAGMAADLFESYAVTLVAALILGKAAFGDLGLAFPLMVPAIGVVTAMIGIFAVAPRRTDRSGMTAINRGFFLSALISLALVAVVAFAYLPSSYADLEGVTEPGIPTHGGDPRVLALVAVAIGIVLAALIQQLTGYFTETGRRPVRDVGKSSLTGPATVVLAGVSLGLESAVYTALLIGLAVYGAFLLGGTSIMLGLFAIALAGTGLLTTVGVIVAMDTFGPVSDNAQGIAEMSGDVQGAGAQVLTELDAVGNTTKAITKGIAIATAVLAAAALFGSYRDAIATSVAEVGAKATETNLSMDISQPNNLFGMVLGAAVVFLFSGLAINAVSRSAGAVVYEVRRQFREHPGIMNYTEQPEYGRVVDICTKDALRELATPGLLAVLAPIAVGFSLGVGALGSYLAGAIATGSLMAVFLANSGGAWDNAKKLVEDGHHGGKGSPAHAATVIGDTVGDPFKDTAGPAINPLLKVMNLVALLIAPAVVQFSFGDDASGGLRALVAVPAILVVVGAVRISKRRSVAVDDGSAERNGTTRDATVIP; translated from the coding sequence ATGGCGGTTCTCGCAGCCGCGGTGCTCACCCAGGAGAACCGCGTGATCGTGGGCGTCGTCGCGGCGGTGGCCCTCGCGGCGCTGGTCGTGGCGCGGCTGCTGGTCCGCCAGGTGCTGGCGGCCGGTGAGGGCACGGAATCCATGCGGAAGATCGCGGCCGCCGTGCAGGAGGGCGCCAACGCCTATCTCGCCCGGCAACTGCGCACCATCGGCGTCTTCGCGGTCGTCGTGTTCTTCCTGCTGTTCCTGTTGCCCGCCGACACCTGGTCGCAGCGGGCCGGGCGCTCTCTGTTCTTCCTGGTGGGCGCGCTTTTCTCGGCGGTCACCGGATATCTCGGCATGCGGCTCGCCGTCCGCGCGAACGTGCGGGTCGCGGCGGCGGCCCGGGAGGCCACGCCCGGGCCGGGGGAACCGGAGCGGGACCTGACGGATGTCGCGCACCGGGCGATGAAGATCGCGTTTCGTACGGGTGGCGTGGTCGGCATGTGCACCGTCGGCCTCGGCCTGCTCGGCGCCTCCTGCGTCGTGCTCGTCTACGCCGCCGACGCGCCCAAGGTCCTGGAGGGCTTCGGCCTCGGGGCGGCGCTCATCGCGATGTTCATGCGGGTCGGCGGCGGCATCTTCACCAAGGCCGCCGACGTCGGCGCCGACCTCGTCGGCAAGGTCGAGCAGGGCATCCCCGAGGACGACCCGCGCAACGCCGCCACCATCGCCGACAACGTGGGCGACAACGTCGGCGACTGCGCCGGCATGGCCGCCGACCTCTTCGAGTCGTACGCCGTGACGCTCGTCGCCGCCCTCATCCTCGGCAAGGCCGCCTTCGGTGACCTGGGCCTCGCCTTCCCGCTGATGGTGCCAGCGATCGGCGTGGTGACCGCGATGATCGGCATCTTCGCCGTCGCCCCGCGGCGTACCGACCGCAGCGGCATGACCGCGATCAACCGGGGCTTCTTCCTCTCCGCGCTGATCTCCCTGGCCCTGGTCGCCGTCGTCGCCTTCGCCTACCTCCCGTCCTCCTACGCGGACCTGGAGGGCGTCACCGAGCCCGGCATCCCCACCCACGGCGGCGACCCGCGGGTCCTCGCCCTGGTCGCGGTCGCCATCGGCATCGTGCTGGCCGCACTGATCCAGCAGCTCACCGGCTACTTCACGGAGACCGGGCGGCGTCCGGTCCGGGACGTCGGGAAGTCCTCGCTGACCGGCCCCGCCACCGTCGTCCTGGCCGGCGTCTCGCTCGGTCTCGAGTCCGCCGTCTACACGGCGCTGCTGATCGGCCTCGCCGTCTACGGGGCGTTCCTGCTCGGCGGCACCTCCATCATGCTGGGGCTGTTCGCGATCGCCCTCGCGGGCACCGGGCTGCTCACCACGGTCGGCGTGATCGTGGCCATGGACACCTTCGGGCCGGTCTCCGACAACGCCCAGGGCATCGCCGAGATGTCCGGCGACGTCCAGGGCGCCGGCGCGCAGGTCCTCACCGAGCTCGACGCCGTCGGCAACACCACCAAGGCGATCACCAAGGGCATCGCGATCGCCACCGCCGTCCTCGCCGCGGCCGCGCTGTTCGGCTCGTACCGCGACGCCATCGCCACCTCGGTCGCCGAAGTGGGCGCGAAGGCCACCGAGACGAACCTGTCCATGGACATCTCCCAGCCCAACAACCTGTTCGGGATGGTGCTCGGCGCCGCCGTCGTCTTCCTGTTCTCCGGGCTCGCCATCAACGCCGTGTCCCGGTCGGCCGGGGCCGTGGTCTACGAGGTGCGGCGGCAGTTCCGCGAGCACCCCGGGATCATGAACTACACGGAGCAGCCCGAGTACGGACGGGTCGTCGACATCTGCACCAAGGACGCGCTGCGCGAACTCGCCACGCCCGGACTGCTCGCCGTCCTCGCACCGATCGCGGTCGGCTTCTCGCTCGGGGTCGGCGCGCTCGGCTCGTACCTCGCCGGGGCCATCGCCACCGGTTCGCTGATGGCGGTCTTCCTCGCCAACTCCGGTGGCGCCTGGGACAACGCGAAGAAGCTGGTCGAGGACGGGCACCACGGCGGCAAGGGCAGCCCGGCCCATGCGGCGACGGTCATCGGCGACACGGTCGGCGACCCGTTCAAGGACACCGCGGGACCGGCGATCAACCCGCTCCTGAAGGTGATGAACCTGGTCGCGCTGCTGATCGCGCCCGCCGTGGTGCAGTTCAGCTTCGGAGACGACGCCAGCGGCGGGCTGCGGGCGTTGGTCGCCGTCCCCGCGATCCTGGTCGTCGTCGGAGCGGTCCGGATCTCCAAGCGGCGCTCGGTGGCCGTGGACGACGGCTCGGCGGAGCGGAACGGGACGACGCGGGACGCCACGGTGATTCCGTAG
- a CDS encoding ATP-binding protein encodes MATVELLFSAQPEHVRTARLVAAAVARRAGVDEAVLDEVRLAVGEACSRAVGLHRSNGVTTPVRVVLTEEEKTFSIEVGDEVPGAGVAAADAVGVPGARDAAPAEDFADGEDEMGLAVIRGLVDDVEVSAGEDGGTIRMSWPADPDAPLA; translated from the coding sequence ATGGCCACCGTTGAACTCCTCTTCAGTGCTCAGCCCGAGCACGTCCGCACGGCCCGTCTCGTGGCCGCCGCGGTCGCCCGCCGGGCCGGGGTCGACGAGGCGGTACTCGACGAGGTCAGGCTCGCCGTCGGCGAGGCGTGTTCCCGTGCGGTGGGGCTTCACCGGAGCAACGGGGTCACCACCCCCGTCCGGGTCGTGCTGACGGAGGAGGAGAAGACCTTCTCCATCGAGGTCGGCGACGAGGTGCCCGGCGCGGGCGTGGCGGCCGCGGACGCCGTCGGCGTGCCCGGTGCGCGCGACGCCGCCCCGGCCGAGGACTTCGCCGACGGCGAGGACGAGATGGGTCTCGCGGTGATCCGCGGGCTCGTCGACGACGTGGAGGTGAGCGCCGGCGAGGACGGCGGCACCATTCGCATGAGCTGGCCGGCCGACCCGGACGCCCCGCTCGCCTGA
- a CDS encoding STAS domain-containing protein translates to MDLSLSTRTVPGPAGDRTVVEVGGEIDVYTAPKLREQLVELVNDGSYHLVVDMERVDFLDSTGLGVLVGGLKRVRAHEGSLRLVCNQERILKIFRITGLTKVFPIHTSVEDAVNAAD, encoded by the coding sequence GTGGACCTGTCTCTGTCGACTCGCACTGTGCCCGGCCCGGCCGGCGACCGAACGGTCGTCGAGGTCGGTGGCGAGATTGATGTGTATACCGCGCCCAAGCTGCGCGAGCAGTTGGTCGAGTTGGTGAACGATGGCAGCTACCACCTGGTTGTCGACATGGAGCGGGTGGACTTCCTCGACTCGACCGGCCTCGGCGTGCTGGTGGGCGGCCTGAAGCGCGTGCGCGCGCACGAGGGATCACTGCGTCTGGTCTGCAACCAGGAGCGCATTCTGAAGATCTTCCGGATCACCGGACTGACCAAGGTGTTCCCCATTCACACCTCGGTCGAGGACGCCGTCAACGCGGCCGACTGA
- a CDS encoding DEAD/DEAH box helicase — protein MAFNHLPTAMHDALEALSVTPVTHSMPMAMNHRPRRPAGETGYRPSPGQVLDRLSAGESRAARITHTEHLPAREGRHAVWPHRIRAEVINAIQAAGIEHPWAHQAEAVEHALDGTSVVIATGTASGKSLAYLTPVLSTLLDGAEAANGRGTTALYLAPTKALAADQRRAVRELAAPLGNRIRPAVYDGDTPVEEREWVRQYANYVLTNPDMLHRGILPSHPRWSSFLRSLRYVVIDECHTYRGVFGSHVAQVLRRLRRVCARYGADPVFLLASATSADPAQAAARLTGVPVTEVSDDASPRGELVFALWEPPLTELHGEQGAPVRRTATAETADLLTDLTVQGVRSVAFVRSRRGAELISVIAQERLAEVDRSLARRVAAYRGGYLPEERRALERALHSGELLGLAATTALELGVDVSGLDAVLIAGYPGTRASLWQQAGRAGRSGEGALAILVARDDPLDTFLVHHPEAIFDRPVESTVLDPDNPYVLAPHLCAAAAELPLTEADLALFGPAVPELLPQLESAGLLRRRSAGWYWTRRERAADLTDIRGGGGSPVRIVEAGTGRLLGTVDEAASHASVHEGAVHLHQGRTYLVRELDLKDSVALVEEASPPYSTTARDTTSISVLSTDTEIPWGAGCLCYGSVEVTNQVVSFLRRRLITGEVLGETKLDLPPRTLRTRAVWWTVTEDQLDAARINPEILGGALHAAEHASIGMLPLFATCDRWDIGGVSVPLHPDTLLPTVFVYDGHPGGAGFAERAFHTARAWLTATREAIASCECDSGCPSCIQSPKCGNGNDPLHKRGAVRLLTELLREAAGPEAGAKVGAEPEAAHPATPEGREGPAQEGADSAGREGPAPEGADPAGPEGQALGAGRAQEAQEPEGRYPESSGSSQAT, from the coding sequence ATGGCATTCAATCACTTACCGACTGCCATGCACGACGCCTTGGAAGCATTGTCCGTCACGCCGGTGACACACTCGATGCCGATGGCCATGAATCACCGCCCCCGCCGACCCGCCGGGGAGACGGGCTACCGCCCCTCTCCAGGTCAGGTCCTCGACCGGCTCTCCGCAGGCGAGAGCCGGGCCGCGCGCATCACCCATACGGAGCATCTGCCCGCCCGAGAGGGCCGTCATGCCGTCTGGCCGCACCGCATCCGCGCGGAGGTGATCAACGCCATCCAGGCCGCCGGGATCGAGCACCCCTGGGCGCACCAGGCCGAGGCCGTCGAGCACGCCCTGGACGGCACGTCCGTGGTGATCGCCACGGGAACCGCCTCGGGCAAGTCGCTCGCCTATCTCACCCCCGTCCTGTCCACCCTCCTCGACGGCGCCGAGGCCGCCAACGGACGCGGCACCACGGCCCTGTACTTGGCCCCCACCAAGGCCCTCGCCGCCGACCAGCGCCGGGCCGTACGGGAACTCGCCGCCCCGCTCGGCAACCGGATCCGGCCCGCCGTCTACGACGGCGACACCCCGGTCGAGGAACGCGAGTGGGTCCGCCAGTACGCGAACTACGTGCTCACCAACCCCGACATGCTCCACCGGGGCATACTCCCGTCCCACCCCAGGTGGTCCTCCTTCCTGCGCTCCCTGCGCTATGTCGTCATCGACGAGTGCCACACCTACCGGGGCGTCTTCGGCTCCCACGTCGCCCAGGTGCTGCGCCGCCTGCGCCGCGTCTGCGCCCGGTACGGCGCCGATCCCGTCTTCCTCCTCGCCTCGGCCACCTCCGCCGACCCGGCCCAGGCCGCCGCCCGCCTCACCGGCGTGCCCGTCACCGAGGTCTCGGACGACGCCTCACCGCGCGGCGAACTGGTCTTCGCCCTGTGGGAGCCGCCGCTGACCGAACTCCACGGCGAGCAGGGCGCCCCCGTCCGCCGCACCGCCACCGCCGAGACCGCCGACCTGCTGACCGACCTCACGGTCCAGGGCGTGCGCTCGGTCGCCTTCGTCCGCTCCCGGCGCGGCGCCGAGCTGATCTCGGTGATCGCCCAGGAACGCCTCGCCGAGGTCGACCGCTCCCTGGCCCGCCGGGTCGCCGCCTACCGGGGCGGCTACCTGCCCGAGGAGCGCCGTGCCCTGGAGCGCGCCCTGCACTCGGGCGAACTCCTCGGCCTGGCCGCCACGACCGCCCTGGAACTGGGCGTGGACGTCTCGGGCCTGGACGCCGTCCTCATCGCCGGCTATCCCGGCACCCGCGCCTCCCTGTGGCAGCAGGCGGGCCGCGCCGGCCGTTCCGGCGAGGGCGCGCTGGCGATCCTCGTCGCCCGCGACGACCCGCTGGACACCTTCCTGGTCCACCACCCGGAGGCGATCTTCGACCGCCCGGTCGAGTCGACCGTCCTGGACCCCGACAACCCCTACGTCCTCGCCCCCCATCTCTGCGCCGCCGCCGCGGAACTTCCACTGACCGAGGCCGACCTGGCCCTCTTCGGCCCCGCCGTGCCCGAACTCCTCCCCCAGCTGGAGTCGGCCGGCCTGCTCCGCCGCCGCTCCGCCGGCTGGTACTGGACCCGCCGGGAACGGGCCGCCGACCTCACCGACATCCGGGGCGGCGGCGGCAGCCCCGTACGGATCGTCGAGGCCGGCACCGGCCGGCTGCTCGGCACGGTCGACGAGGCCGCCTCCCACGCCTCCGTCCACGAGGGCGCCGTCCATCTCCACCAGGGCCGCACCTATCTGGTCCGCGAGCTCGACCTGAAGGACTCCGTGGCCCTCGTCGAAGAGGCGAGCCCGCCCTACTCGACCACCGCCCGCGACACCACCTCCATCTCCGTCCTGTCCACCGACACCGAGATCCCCTGGGGAGCCGGGTGTCTGTGCTACGGCTCCGTCGAGGTCACCAACCAGGTCGTCTCCTTCCTCCGCCGCCGCCTGATCACCGGCGAGGTGCTCGGCGAGACCAAGCTGGACCTGCCGCCCCGCACCCTGCGCACCCGCGCCGTGTGGTGGACGGTCACCGAGGACCAGCTCGACGCCGCCCGGATCAACCCGGAGATCCTCGGCGGCGCCCTGCACGCCGCCGAACACGCCTCCATCGGCATGCTGCCGCTCTTCGCCACCTGCGACCGCTGGGACATCGGCGGCGTCTCCGTCCCGCTCCACCCCGACACGCTGCTCCCGACCGTCTTCGTCTACGACGGCCACCCCGGCGGCGCCGGCTTCGCCGAACGCGCCTTCCACACCGCCCGCGCCTGGCTGACCGCGACCCGAGAGGCCATCGCCTCCTGCGAATGCGACTCCGGCTGCCCGTCCTGCATCCAGTCCCCCAAGTGCGGCAACGGCAACGACCCCCTCCACAAGCGAGGCGCGGTCCGCCTGCTCACGGAGCTGCTGCGGGAGGCGGCGGGGCCGGAGGCCGGGGCCAAGGTGGGTGCGGAACCTGAGGCCGCGCACCCGGCGACGCCGGAGGGGCGGGAGGGCCCGGCCCAGGAAGGTGCGGACTCTGCGGGGCGGGAGGGCCCGGCCCCGGAAGGTGCGGACCCTGCGGGGCCGGAGGGGCAGGCCCTGGGGGCAGGGCGAGCGCAGGAGGCTCAGGAGCCGGAAGGCCGGTACCCGGAGTCCTCGGGGTCGTCCCAGGCCACGTGA
- a CDS encoding TadE family type IV pilus minor pilin, whose product MRRSDRGSVTAETAVALPALVLFTAALLWALGAAGAQIRCVDAARAGARAVARSEPVAAAEAAARAAAPDGARVTVERSGELWRVTVEAEAPGPGGLGLTLRAGAAALAEDTVGVAAP is encoded by the coding sequence ATGCGCCGTTCTGACCGGGGTTCGGTGACCGCGGAGACCGCAGTCGCACTGCCCGCCCTGGTGCTGTTCACGGCGGCCCTGCTCTGGGCCCTGGGGGCGGCCGGAGCGCAGATCCGCTGCGTGGACGCGGCACGGGCGGGGGCGCGGGCGGTCGCCCGTTCCGAGCCGGTGGCCGCGGCGGAGGCGGCGGCTCGGGCCGCCGCCCCGGACGGGGCCAGGGTCACCGTCGAGCGCTCGGGCGAGCTGTGGCGGGTGACGGTGGAGGCGGAGGCGCCCGGCCCGGGCGGCCTGGGGCTGACCCTGCGGGCCGGCGCGGCGGCGCTCGCCGAGGACACGGTGGGGGTGGCGGCGCCATGA
- a CDS encoding DUF4244 domain-containing protein produces MTKQAVDLVKVGTFRTVLHGWWRVRRTAARRDAGMSTTEYAMGTIAAAAFAAVLYKVLTSGAVTKALESVIGKALDAPF; encoded by the coding sequence ATGACGAAGCAGGCTGTGGACCTCGTGAAGGTCGGCACGTTCAGGACGGTGCTCCACGGCTGGTGGCGGGTCCGGCGGACGGCGGCGCGCCGGGACGCGGGCATGAGCACCACGGAGTACGCGATGGGCACGATCGCGGCGGCGGCGTTCGCGGCCGTGCTCTACAAGGTGCTCACCAGCGGGGCGGTCACGAAAGCCCTGGAGTCGGTGATCGGGAAGGCCCTCGATGCGCCGTTCTGA